The genomic interval TAGTTCATTGGTGATCTCGCAGTCAAAAGCCGAAATCGGGCTGCCTTTATAAAGATAATTATAGTGCTGAGCCGTGCTTATCCTCCTGACCGCACACGGCTTTCTTCTTCTGATGATCCTTTAGAACGATTACGCGCTCCTTTAATGGCTGTACTGCCAAATCTATAGCTGCAAGTTAAACGGAAAACCCTGGTTTCACTTTTTTCATTTACTGAATAAATCTGAGATGGAATTTCACTCGTAATTCTGAATCTCTGTAAGTTAAATACATCATTTACAGCTAGTTTAAGGCTAAGTTTTTTCTCCATAAATGATTTACTGACACCTAAATCAATACCGTAATTAGGTTTTACGGATAATGTTCCATCTACCTGAGCCGAACGGTAAAAACCTGACAGCTCAAAGTTTGTTGTACTGTTCAAAGTGATGGTTTGGTTACTATTAAAGTTAAAAGCAGTTTTACCTCCTTTATAGGGTATGCCCAAAAGATTTGGTGTACTGAATTCGTTATAAAAAACGGTCAGGTTATTATTTGTTGTCCACCACTTAAACAGGGTTAAAGGAGAATTGATATTCAGGCTGTATGATTTTTTTTGTGCAAGGTTCTGAGAAGAAATAAATAATGTTTTCTTTGCTGTATCGGAAACCAGTACCCTTGAAATAGCATTGTTGGTATGGCTGTAGCCAAGCGTAGCATTTATCGTTTTTTTATAAGCGTAGGAAACTTCAAACGAGTTCGTATACTGAGGATTCAGAAAGGGATTTCCTATACTGTAAGTATATAAATCCACGAAGTACACAAAAGGGTTTAAATCTTCATAATCAGGACGGTCAATTCTTCTGCTGTAAGAAAAACCAACTTCATGATTTTTAGAAAGTACCCGGTTTACAAAAACACTTGGGAACAAATCAAAGTAATGGCGGTCAGAGATTTGTTGTTTGGACACAGAATTACCTTTAGAATTCGTTTGTTCTGCTCTGAGTCCCAATTGTACAGTTAATCCTTTGAATTCACGGTTCAGATTTACATAACCAGCATTTATATTTTCATCATAGATGAAGTGATCGCTGCGGACAAGATCATTCTGCCAGTTATTATTCAGGAAATTTTCAAAAGAGGAGACATTGTCTGTACTGACTTTACTGCTTTTCAGCCCGGTCTCCAGTTTCATCTTTTTATTGATAGGTAAAGTATAATCTACCTTTCCGGCCCATATTTTCACTAAGGATGGTGTCCTGTTTCTAAAGATGTATGGTGCTTTGGAGGGCTGACCTTCAGCATTTAAATAGGTATTATTGTAATTGGAATTCTGTAATCCGCTATATTTTGAATAATCTGCATCAGCCGAAATCTCCTGGCCAGCAGTATCAATAATACCTTTGTAGTTCACATTGTAAGTGATACCTGTATATTTATATTGATTTGGATTAGAGGCTACAACTGATGAATCTGTTTTAAAAGGCTGACTTCCAATCAGGGTTACGACTTTAGTATCATTATTATCACCGGTAGCCCTGTAGCCATTCACTGCTACCCCAATTGTGTTTTTATCATTGATAAAATAATCTAACCCAGCCTTATAATTATAATTCTGCCTCTGCCCTATCTGCGCACTTGTCTGTCTGAAAAAGGTTTGATCTGTTGCGGTATTATTTACCCGGTCAATATCCAGGTTATGGAATTTTTTGTTCTTCCCAAAATTAAATTCACCGAATGCATTAAACTTTTTTTCTCTGTGGTTGAGTGATACCCCGCTGTTTGCTTTGTAATATCTGCCGTAGCCTGCACCTGCTGTTATGGAACCATTGGTACCATAGTTGCGGTTTTTTTTCAGTTTAATATTGATAATTCCCGAGTTTCCGGCAGCATCGTATTTAGCTGAAGGATTAGTAATCAGTTCAATAGACTGTATTGCATTACCTTCTGTAGAGCGTAAAAGGTTAGCCAGTTGTTCGCTGGAGAGATAAGTAGGTTTGCCATCCAGCATAACTGTTACACCAGTTTTCCCTCTCAGACTTACGTTCCCTTCTTTATCAACGCTCACACCTGGTGCTTTTTCCAGAATTTCCAGTGCAGTATTACCTGCTGCCAAAACACTGTTTTCGACATTCAGTACTGTTTTATCAATTTGTCTTTCTATAAGGGGTTTTCGGGCAATAATGTTTACGCTATTCAATTGTTTAGAAGACGGAACCAATTCTACCTTATCAATGTTATAACTTTTGTTTGCGGTATTGATAATAAACGGCCCCCTAAAAACCCTGTTATAACCCATCATATTAAAAGCAACCAGGTATTGTCCTTCTGGTAAATGCTCGAAAAGATAACTACCGTTATCATCTGTGACAGACCCTTTAATCAATGTTGAATCTTTAGCAGCTAATAAACTTACTGAAACATAAGATTGGCTGATATGTTTATCATCCTCAACTTTACCGCTAAGTTTACCTGTACCATTATTCGTTTGGGAGTTTGCTGAAGAAAGTATAAAGAGGCTGATCATGCAGGCCAAAATACCAGTGGTTAGTTTGCTCATCTTTTAAAGGTTATGTCTTTAAGATGACTTAGCAGATAAAAGGTTACAGCAGCATTAAAAATAATTTAAAAAGGGTGAGCAGTATTCAGAGATCTTTTTTTGTCTGGATACTGCTCACCCTTATCGTCTTTTTGATTATAGATTAATAGCCACGATGCCAGTAACCTCCTCCATAACCATGTCTGTAATGTCTGTATCCACGGTCCTGAACAATGCAGGAGCTCAGTAAAGATGCTACTACTGCCAATAGCATTAGATTTTTAAATGTTTTCATTTTTGTGTGTTTTAATTTTTAACCTATTTAATTTCATAACCTATACGGATAGACATATATACTGCTTAAAGGATTAATCGGAATGAGGTTTCCGGAGATTGCTTACAATAGATTATTTACTGTATTTGAGCTCATTATAATAATTTGATAATTCTGATTAGACAACAACAACTGTTGTAACCAGAAAAAACCATCAATATCACTAAAGCAAAATTCTTTTCCATATTTCTTGACAGGACTCTAATTCTGTAATTTTATTAGTCTAAAGAATTGTAATTAAACATGAACAACATCCTGAAAATTGCAAAGATTGATGCGTATTCTATTACACCAAAGTATTTGCAGCTGATCAATTCAATCCTGCAGGGGATCCAGTCGGGGCAGATAAAAAAAATGATATACTTCCCTCCATCAATGAGTTTAGTTATGCACTGGAAACTGCCAGAAGTACGGTAGAACGTGCCTATAATGAACTCAAAAGAATGGGACTGGTACAATCTGTAGCTGGAAAAGGCTTTTTTATCGTTCATACTCAATTTCAAAAACCAGTCAAAGTATTACTGCTTTTTAATAAGTTAAGTATCCATAAAAAGATCATTTACGATGCTTTTTCTGCCACGTTAGGAAATGAGGCCGCTATCGATTTTTATATTTATAATAATGATTTTAATGTATTCAAGAAACTGCTGCTGGATAAGGCAGATCATTATGCTAAATGTGTGATTATTCCTCATTTCTATGAAAACAAAGAAATGGGTTATAAACTGATTGATACAATTGCCAAGGAGAAGTTAATATTAATGGACAAACTGGCAGAGGGCGTGACGGGTAATTTTGGAGCGGTATATGAGAATTTTGAAGAGGATATCTTTTCTGCGCTGGAAAAGCTGATTGAAAGATTATCAAAGTATAATAAACTTAAAATAATCTTCCCTCAGAATTCTTACTATTCAAAGAAAATACTCCTTGGGTTTTTACGTTTCTGCCAGCATTATAACTTTGAGAACGAAATATTAAATAGTCTTGATTATCATGAGATAGAATGTGGGTCGGTCTATATTAATTTGATTGAAGATGATCTGGTAGTCTTAATTGAGAAGATTATTGAGGGCAATTATCAAATAGGAAAAGATATTGGTGTAATCTCTTACAATGAGACCCCTATTAAAAAGATCATCCTGGATGGAATCACTACAATTTCAACGGATTTTAAGATGATGGGAGAAAAAGCTGCCGAATTATTACTGAATAATTCATCGGAACATATTCAGATCCCTTTTAAGGTAACTTTAAGAAACTCTCTTTAACACTACATAACAAACAATTAATCAATTAATTACAAAGAACAGAAGAAATTACTAATTATATATTTTAATTATTTAGTGATAAAAAAGAAAAATAAATTTGCGTACCAAATATATTATTGTACTTTTGCAATCCCAACAACAACGAAGGTTATTTATAACTGAGATGTTGATCAAGTTCGGGGTGTAGCGTAGCCCGGTATCGCGCCTGCTTTGGGAGCAGGAGGTCGTAGGTTCGAATCCTGCCACCCCGACCATTCGACTTTGAAAAGTCGGCAAAACCCCTTAAATCATATGATTTAAGGGGTTTTTTGTTTTATTTCAATCCAATCGGTTCAGACAAATGCAAGGAAATATTCAATTATTTAATTGAATTATTTTGACCCGTTTCGCAAGGTTTACTGCCTGATTATTTAATCATCAGGTGCCCCTTTTGCTTAAGCCAATGCAAACCTGATCAAATGATGCTTTTGAAACAGTTAAAGATTGATAGATGAAAACAGTAAGCAACACATTCGGAGTAGCGTTTTATCTAAAAAACAGAAAGCCATCCCTGCGTTCGAAAATGAACAAGATTGTTCACAGGAGTACAGGATTGAATATTTACAGCTGCAAGCAAATAATAAAGATTGACCGAAAATAAAAACCTTTACAAAACCAGCTGGTACCTCACAGCCCTTCCAGCTCCTTCTATCGCAAAAGCCCCTAATTCATTAAGATGTTGTAAATCTCTTGTAGCCGTGGCTTTTGATGTTTTTCCAATAGCCATATATTTCTTCGCAGTCATCCCGCCTTCAAAACCAGCAGTTCCATTTTCCAGCATTCTACTAATCACCTTTAATTGGCGCTCATTAAACTGAGCTTTAAATCGGTCATAAAACTTTGCCTTCAATAAAGTGAATTGGACTAGCTCTTTGGAATCTTTCTGAGCCTCTAAAATGATTTCTGAAAAATAATTTATCCATTCCGAAATGTCTAAACTTCTCTGAGCACTTTTCAATTGCTCATAATAAAGCTTCCTGTTTCTTTCTATCGTTTTTGATAAGGAAAGTAAAACAGGAGAATTTAAGGTTTGACTAAATGCAAATTCTGACAAAGCCCTCCCAATCCTTCCGTTTCCATCTTCAAAAGGATGTATAGATTCAAAATATAAATGTATAATGGCTGATTTTAACAATGCTTTAGAAATCTTATCTTTAACCGGTAATTCAGTGCGATTATACCAATTTATAAATTTCTCCATTTCAGCAGGAACATCTGCTGAGGGTGGAGCTTCATAATGGACAACTTCTCCCCCATGTGCTCCAGAAACAATCTGCATTGGTTCTTCACCTTGACGCCACACACCAGCATTAACCTTCTGGTTATGCCCCATCAACACCTGATGCCAATGGCATATTAAATCAAGTGTTAGAGGCGCGCCTGTATTCTGGCTTACTTCCACCATCAGTTTTGCCACGCCGATTGCTCCCTTGTCTTTTACCACAAAATTCTGTTGAAGACCCAGGCTGTTTTTAATAGAAGACATTACATCTTCTCTACTCATATATTCGCCTTCAATTTTAGAGGTTTTAATGGCCTCTTCAATCAGAATTTCTAATAATGTTTCTTGCTTTAAATCTTCATTTAGACCTAGTAATAAGCCATTTATGGCACCAAACTCTTCTGCAAAAGCCAAAGACATCTCTTGTAGGTCTTTGACCGAATAAGTGAAATTGGGCCAGTCTTTTAATTGCCAATTATACATAGTGAGCCTATTAAATAAATTAATCGGCTCAAAAATAGCGATAATATGAGCCGATTAAAAATATTAATCGGCTCATATCTTTTATTCAATACCAAAAGTTGTGGATCAGGGATTAAATTTCAAGTTTTGGGTTTGATATTTTTGAGTTCAAAGCAGCTGGTTACGATTCTTTAATCAGCTGATTACTTCCTGATTTTATAGTTCAATTTATCATTATTAAACGCTCCTGATTACTTTGATAAGAGATCGGTCAACGCTTCAGCGGAATTCTTAGGAGTAGGAAAGATCCTGATTTTTCCAGGCTGGCTACTTTAACGAAACTTCTCTGATGCCTTTGGGTTTCCATTGCTTGTTTCCTTTTGCCCGGTACAGAACTTTTGAAAAAACCTGTACGCCAAACTGCTGCTTTAAAAATGAAATCGTCCTGGATTCCCTTTGAAAATTTACCCGTTAAACTTCCCATAATAAATATCTTTTCACCAATGTAAGCCATTAGCGTTAAAGATTATCCTGATGCGTAAAAAATGTCCGTAATTGTCCGCAGCTGTCTGCAATTGTCCGCAGTTGTCCATAGGTTAGTCAAAGGGAAAATTATAATTTCATTAATCTTCAACTAGTTATGGTTGGGTTGTGCCTGAGTGGTGGTCGGGATGACACCAGGTTGAGAACGGGCTTGAACTATGGCAAGTCTAAGTCATTTCAACTAGTTATTTTGACTTGGACTTGCCATGCTCTCACGTTACTTTAGCATTGCTCTTACCCTAACGAGTACCCGACCAGTACTCGGACAGTACCCGGCCGATATGGCTTTATGATTTAGCTATTTTGAATTTATTTACGAACAGCCCGGCCTTGTTTCCCCTGAGTCATTCCCAGGCAAATTGAAAGCTTTCAGCGCAACTTCCAGAGGAAGGTTTTTCCTTTGACTAAGGCATGGACAACTACGGACAATTGCAGACAGCTGCGGACAATTACGGACATTGTCCACTCCTGATGATGCGCTTTAACGTTAATGATTTACATTTATGAAAAAGCACTATTTATGGTAATTTTCAATGGTAAATTTTCAAAGGGAATCCTGGGCGATTTCATTTTTAAAGTAGTAGATGAAGCACAGGTTCTTTTAAAAAGGCAAGTATCACGCACAGGGAAGCAATTCCTCCCTAGCTTCTCCTTTAGATCAACACACCTGTTTTCCGGGAGTTTCCTTTCCCAAAGAATTCCGCCTGACCCTAAATAACTCTGGCTTTTTGTCTGACAGGCCTTTCATTCCGCTTATTGCTTAAATATTTTCTTACAGGCATATCATAAATTACCATGACCAGGTAAGCTACTCCAACCAGCACAATTAACCCGGCTGTGATAATTAAGGTCAATTGTATAGTGCCAGGCTTATGACTGGTATAATAGTTACCAAACATCCATAATGCAGCGTAATGTGTCATATACAATGGATAGGAGATCTTTCCCGAAAATATACAAAGCTTTTTAAAGACAGCCGTTAACTTAGCTCCTGCGCCCAAAGCTATCAGCATAGGGAAGTAAAATAAAACGACCAGAGGTTCGGATATCCAGTTCCATTTGGAGACTGGCATGATAAAGGCCAGAAGCAATAATATAGACAGGCCGATAAATCCAAGCTTGTTTTTAATAATCCAGTTGGAACGGTAAATAAGCAATCCTGCTAAAAAGGAAAACGATATCCTGACGCTGCCATCCCAAAATGTAGGGCCGCTCCAGCCACCCAGTAAATTGCCGGAACGATAAGCTACATAGCAAATAGCCACAGCCGATAGTATGGTCAACAATAACAGGTATCCGCGGCCAATTTGATAAAGCACGAATGCATAAACAATATTGGCAACATATTCCCAAAACAACGACCATGCTGGCGCATTGAAGCTGAACAGATTAAAACCACGATCAGCTATTACAGGTAAAGGAATAAGAAATATCGAGCAAATAAAAGTCAGAATGATTTTACCGGTACTATACAATTCCGGATGACCTCCAAACGGATCGAATAAGAATGCCAGCAAGCCTAATACCGATCCTGCTACAACAAGTGGATGCAACCTGATAATTCTTGATATCAAAAAACTGAAAACGCCCATTTTTGATATCCTATCATCATAAGCATATCCGATCACAAATCCCGAAAGACAGAAGAAGAAATCAACAGCCAAAAAACCATGTCCAATAAAGTTCTTGCTAGCATCAGTATAAACCCATTCCATAAAATGA from Pedobacter sp. WC2423 carries:
- a CDS encoding outer membrane beta-barrel protein, coding for MSKLTTGILACMISLFILSSANSQTNNGTGKLSGKVEDDKHISQSYVSVSLLAAKDSTLIKGSVTDDNGSYLFEHLPEGQYLVAFNMMGYNRVFRGPFIINTANKSYNIDKVELVPSSKQLNSVNIIARKPLIERQIDKTVLNVENSVLAAGNTALEILEKAPGVSVDKEGNVSLRGKTGVTVMLDGKPTYLSSEQLANLLRSTEGNAIQSIELITNPSAKYDAAGNSGIINIKLKKNRNYGTNGSITAGAGYGRYYKANSGVSLNHREKKFNAFGEFNFGKNKKFHNLDIDRVNNTATDQTFFRQTSAQIGQRQNYNYKAGLDYFINDKNTIGVAVNGYRATGDNNDTKVVTLIGSQPFKTDSSVVASNPNQYKYTGITYNVNYKGIIDTAGQEISADADYSKYSGLQNSNYNNTYLNAEGQPSKAPYIFRNRTPSLVKIWAGKVDYTLPINKKMKLETGLKSSKVSTDNVSSFENFLNNNWQNDLVRSDHFIYDENINAGYVNLNREFKGLTVQLGLRAEQTNSKGNSVSKQQISDRHYFDLFPSVFVNRVLSKNHEVGFSYSRRIDRPDYEDLNPFVYFVDLYTYSIGNPFLNPQYTNSFEVSYAYKKTINATLGYSHTNNAISRVLVSDTAKKTLFISSQNLAQKKSYSLNINSPLTLFKWWTTNNNLTVFYNEFSTPNLLGIPYKGGKTAFNFNSNQTITLNSTTNFELSGFYRSAQVDGTLSVKPNYGIDLGVSKSFMEKKLSLKLAVNDVFNLQRFRITSEIPSQIYSVNEKSETRVFRLTCSYRFGSTAIKGARNRSKGSSEEESRVRSGG
- a CDS encoding substrate-binding domain-containing protein — its product is METARSTVERAYNELKRMGLVQSVAGKGFFIVHTQFQKPVKVLLLFNKLSIHKKIIYDAFSATLGNEAAIDFYIYNNDFNVFKKLLLDKADHYAKCVIIPHFYENKEMGYKLIDTIAKEKLILMDKLAEGVTGNFGAVYENFEEDIFSALEKLIERLSKYNKLKIIFPQNSYYSKKILLGFLRFCQHYNFENEILNSLDYHEIECGSVYINLIEDDLVVLIEKIIEGNYQIGKDIGVISYNETPIKKIILDGITTISTDFKMMGEKAAELLLNNSSEHIQIPFKVTLRNSL
- a CDS encoding Fic family protein, with translation MYNWQLKDWPNFTYSVKDLQEMSLAFAEEFGAINGLLLGLNEDLKQETLLEILIEEAIKTSKIEGEYMSREDVMSSIKNSLGLQQNFVVKDKGAIGVAKLMVEVSQNTGAPLTLDLICHWHQVLMGHNQKVNAGVWRQGEEPMQIVSGAHGGEVVHYEAPPSADVPAEMEKFINWYNRTELPVKDKISKALLKSAIIHLYFESIHPFEDGNGRIGRALSEFAFSQTLNSPVLLSLSKTIERNRKLYYEQLKSAQRSLDISEWINYFSEIILEAQKDSKELVQFTLLKAKFYDRFKAQFNERQLKVISRMLENGTAGFEGGMTAKKYMAIGKTSKATATRDLQHLNELGAFAIEGAGRAVRYQLVL
- a CDS encoding acyltransferase family protein; this translates as MDTNGTTGTTLQTKQHFEILDGLRGVAALAVVTFHFMEWVYTDASKNFIGHGFLAVDFFFCLSGFVIGYAYDDRISKMGVFSFLISRIIRLHPLVVAGSVLGLLAFLFDPFGGHPELYSTGKIILTFICSIFLIPLPVIADRGFNLFSFNAPAWSLFWEYVANIVYAFVLYQIGRGYLLLLTILSAVAICYVAYRSGNLLGGWSGPTFWDGSVRISFSFLAGLLIYRSNWIIKNKLGFIGLSILLLLAFIMPVSKWNWISEPLVVLFYFPMLIALGAGAKLTAVFKKLCIFSGKISYPLYMTHYAALWMFGNYYTSHKPGTIQLTLIITAGLIVLVGVAYLVMVIYDMPVRKYLSNKRNERPVRQKARVI